In Micromonospora ferruginea, the sequence GGCGTCCTCGGCGGCCTCCTCCAGCCGCACCCAGCAGGCGATCACCGCGGTCCGTGGGTCGGTGGCGCGGTCGTCCAACTCCTCCAGCCCGGCGTCCAGCGCGGCCACCACCTCGCGGGCGGTGCCCTCGGCGCTGCGCCGGGTGCGCCGGACCGGCACCACGCGGGTGGTCCGGCGCAGCGCGCCGCGCAGCACGCTGTAGAGCACGTAGCCGACGGCGGCCAGCACGATCGTGAAGAGCAGCGCCACCGCGGCGGTGCCCAACCAGTCGGGCACCCCGCCTTCGGAGGGCACGCCCGCCTCCCGCGGCTCGACCGCGATCGAGGGCGGCGCCTCGGACGGATATTCCGGGACGTACGGGACGTTGTCCACGGGCGGGATCCGGCTGGCGCCGATGGCGGAGTGGCCGGCGGCGAGCGCGGCGACCGCGAGCAGCGCCGTCACCGCGACGACCGGCCACCACCTGCGCAGCACGCCGAAATCCATCCCACCGCCTCAGGTGTTTCTCAGTCCACCCCGGACAGGTGCTTCGCCCGGGTGAACACGTCGTCCAGCATCGAGGGCGTGAGCCGGCCGGTGAACGTGTTCTGCTGGCTGACGTGATAGCAGCCGAGCACGGCCGGCGCGGACTCGCCGGACCAGTGTGCCCCATGACCGAACACGGGTCGCGGTGTGGGCGGGCGCTGTCCGTAC encodes:
- a CDS encoding DUF4129 domain-containing protein — protein: MDFGVLRRWWPVVAVTALLAVAALAAGHSAIGASRIPPVDNVPYVPEYPSEAPPSIAVEPREAGVPSEGGVPDWLGTAAVALLFTIVLAAVGYVLYSVLRGALRRTTRVVPVRRTRRSAEGTAREVVAALDAGLEELDDRATDPRTAVIACWVRLEEAAEDAGVPRQTGDTPTDLVSRLLRGDPEAGIPAIASADVLDGFAHVYREARYATRDVDERTRDQARAALRRLRGELTSVAAGEVGPA